Proteins from one Synergistaceae bacterium genomic window:
- a CDS encoding L,D-transpeptidase, producing LIQDLCILQARYHKFMQKFLDFLKDITTLRTVWVDKGQGKWIVKKRMHPVLRVLFFVMAVSVGAGAYMNFSAMSEIHKANAQPDPVISEKKLLPEPEKIIAVTDSSPVIVNEPKPEIKQEFTPNTRIAAKSEIKPDSVINLNSEKGDIFEHPRNLLPSNNKLRIEISKSKYELNLYDGSELIRTYKIAVGRNPGDKMRVGDHRTPTGKFKIVSIEPSSTWKHDFGDGKGKISGAYGPWFIRLDAKGWKGIGIHGTHDPDSRGTMATEGCIRLSNEDISELKQYAYRNMPVIIREN from the coding sequence ACTTATACAAGATTTATGTATTTTACAAGCGAGGTATCATAAATTTATGCAAAAATTTCTTGATTTCTTAAAGGATATAACGACACTTAGAACTGTCTGGGTTGATAAAGGCCAGGGCAAATGGATCGTTAAAAAACGTATGCACCCAGTTTTAAGAGTATTATTTTTTGTGATGGCTGTTAGTGTCGGTGCAGGTGCTTATATGAATTTTTCGGCAATGAGTGAGATTCACAAGGCAAATGCGCAGCCCGATCCCGTTATTTCTGAGAAAAAATTATTGCCCGAACCTGAAAAAATTATAGCTGTTACTGATTCGAGTCCTGTTATTGTTAATGAGCCAAAACCTGAAATAAAGCAGGAATTTACGCCGAATACAAGAATTGCGGCCAAGTCAGAAATTAAACCGGATTCAGTAATTAATTTAAACTCGGAGAAGGGCGACATTTTTGAGCATCCTAGAAATTTATTACCCAGCAATAATAAACTCAGAATCGAAATCAGCAAATCCAAATATGAATTAAATTTATACGATGGCAGCGAGTTAATAAGGACTTATAAAATAGCAGTCGGACGCAACCCCGGCGATAAAATGAGAGTCGGCGATCATAGGACTCCAACCGGAAAATTTAAAATAGTATCAATTGAACCGTCTTCAACATGGAAACACGATTTTGGCGACGGCAAGGGCAAAATTTCAGGAGCTTACGGGCCATGGTTCATAAGACTCGATGCTAAGGGCTGGAAGGGTATAGGAATTCACGGGACTCACGATCCTGACTCGCGCGGGACAATGGCAACTGAAGGCTGTATCAGGCTCAGCAATGAAGATATAAGCGAGTTAAAGCAATATGCTTATAGAAATATGCCCGTTATTATTCGTGAAAATTAA